The DNA window TTCAACTTTCTTCACAATTGTTTGTGCTACTTTGATCATGCCGTCAAAGAAATTTCCAACTTGACTGTTCAGCTCTTCAAAATTGATGATCTAGTGAAAGTTTTAACGTTTTAACAACCAATGACACATTTTCCCAGAGATTAGGAAGGTAATGTTACTCTGTCAGTTCATCTCTAAACAGTAAGTGTGCTAGTTTAATTATATGCTCCAGCTTTTCATCCTAAGTAACGGGGAATAAAACCTAGAAGTAGGGTGTTGGCTCCACCCTTGCCTTTGCAGTTTGTGACTACATTAGAGAGCATTTTCATTTATGAGCTTTCAAGGGAAACTCCTTTTGCCAAATCAAAATTGGCTTTCGAGCCTAGAAACCACGATAAGGCtattaagtacatttattttaacaCCCCAGGACACTTCCTAAGTATTTTCAAGCCAGAATTTGGAAGACAAAGGTGAATAATGTGGACTTGCTCCCTTCGAATGCTTACAATCTGGTGGAGAAGGTGGACATCCAAGTATTTATTTGTAACCAGTGTTTTGAGGGCAAAATGTTCGTGCCCTAGAGGGCAGGGGCACAGAAAagtctgtcttgttcatcactTGTCCTTGATGTTGCACAGAGCCTGACACCTAAAAGGCTCTGTGCACAAAAGGAGCCCCAACTTCCAACAACAGCCAGGAAAGACAGAGGAGCTCTCACAGAAAAGGATGATAATTAAACTGAACGAGGAGGCACCTGGAAATAGTGCTACCTTATAATTACTGGCGATCAGACTGGCACCCTGCAACCTGCTCATAAGACCAGCATTCTCTCACCAGCTCCCTTCCTCACCCTGGGCGACttgtttcctctctctgggccGCCTGCTCTTCAGCTGCAAAACAAGGGCTTTAGTGCCTGTGCGTGTttgtgtgcgcgcgtgcgcgcAACTAAACCCTATAACGTTAGCAGGCGGAAAAAAATCCTAATACACAAAAACTGCAAGTTTGCACTACAACTGAATTCCCCTGTGGATAACAGGCAAGCAACATTAACAGGAAACCGACAAAACCCAGCAAACAAAAGGAAGTGAAAGTTTTGGAAAACGGAAGGAAGAGTAGTTCTCAAACAGCTGGGCTGGCTCGGGGTCGCACGTAAAATAGTTCTGAGGATAAAAGTTAACTGAGTGAGGACGAAGTGGGAAAGACAAGCAAGTAAAAGAAAGCTCCACTAGTTAGgtcgctctctctctctgggccttTTTCCCACCTtcagtcccccctcccccccgcctccCTCACCTCGCTTCTCTCGGTCTCTCGCTGACATttagcctcccctccccctcacctctctgtctctgtctctctccctctttttctcttagtctctctctctctctctccgttaCTTCTCAAGGAGCGAAGGAGCGCAGTCTGGGGCGCGCACGGACCAGCTGTGGCTCAGCAGTCCTCTTCGGAGGTGTCCCTTGGCAACTGAACCTGGTGCTGGGCTCTCTGGGCCTGAGGTCCGACGGCCGCCAGGTGACGGGCGCGCTCTCCAGAGGCCCCCACCTAAGGGGCGGCGCCACTGGCAGGCGCCCAGCCCACCGCGGCCCCGAGACCCCGCCCCCCGCCGGGTTGCCGGTTTCCCGCACCTCTATTTTAAGGCACGAGCACAGCAGCGGTGGCCTCAGTCTCCGCCTGCAGTGCTTTGGCTCGCGTCCCTTCCCCACTTCTCCTAAGGGCCTTGCCAGCATGGGTCCCTGGCCCGGCTCGCCGCTCGCCGCCCTCCTGCTGCTCCTCATCCGCGCTAGCAACGTGCACTGCGACACTCCTGCCAACTGCACCTACCCTGACCTGCTGGGCACCTGGGTCTTCCAGGTGGGCCGCAGCGGTTCTCAGCGCGAGGTCAACTGCTCGGTTATGGGTAAGCCGCCGGCGCCCTTGGACCCGCTTCCTCCCTGTACCTACCCGGGGCTCCTTCCCTTCGGTCCCTGAGCCCTTCTCGCCGCAGCGCCCCCGCTAGCGGGAGGCCGGGAGGTCCTGGCTGGACTTGGGGTCCATGGGGGGCGTGCCCTCTCCCGCTCCAGGGCAGCGACGTCAACGTGGAGCTGCTGAGAACGTCTCACTTCACGCGGTCTTGGTTATTCCCGGGCCCCCAACACTATTTGCAAgaactttttttcctcccccttgATTTCCGTTTcttgttttggggtttgtttggtttGTAAGAGAGTTGAGACCGTGCAATCTTATCTCCCCATCCCATCTGCAGTATTTTATTGTGCCAGTGAAAAATGAGCTCAAAGACTCTTGAGAATATagcttttaaagttttcttttattaggtTGTGGGAAAGAGCCCTTAAGCCCAGAGATTTTGATGTGGACAGTTTCATGTattgccgggggggggggggggggggggtagtgatacccaccagggttcttggccttcgcCAATCAGAAATTGACTACAGGCCAGACAGGAAGTTCAGGCAAGGTTTTATTGGGCCCCTGCTGCATCAGGGCTAGTGAGAACAAATAACAAGCTTGtaccttatatggggtgagggtagggggtgTTCcattggtgggggggaggggtggcttgGGTTGTTTGCCCACTCCTCTGggggtgttgagtgcagggggcatgctcaATACCCAGTGTTTGCTCCGGACACACAGTTTTTGCTCagggctcttcagaagtggcagttaagttttttgcttttttgtatctttttgtccataatggggcccaactgtgcatgcacgcagttattttcagtcccatatagtttctttgtattttgttgctggaggaggtttgtccaggtgcaagcattgcagcacttcagcagagggtcccaggtcccagcctgtttCAGTAGtatataaaagttttgttttttttttatacctctTTGGccaataattatattttgaaatgcccagagccaagcacagtgcctagctcatggaaggctctcaataaatatctagTATTTGAACACTCTGGAACATTCCATATGCCCTCAGATAACATGGCTATCCCAAGGACAAAGAATTTagtgaagggagaagaaaaaacacacaatCTTGGGTCAGGAGAAGCACTCTCGTTCTGCCCAAACCTTTACCACACTGTGGCTTGTGCAGAATGAGTGAAGCTCTCAACTGCAATTTCCTTGTTAACAGAGACTGCCAGGTCATCTGTCACTAGACGGACTTACTCAACTGTCCAACTCCAAATGACTGTGTGGCATTTCATAGTACTGGGCATTAtaaccattttctcttttaaaagttgaACTTGGAGATCCAAAGCAGAAGGGAGATGAGGATTTGCAGTGTTGTGTCCCATGGAATCTCCTATTTCTGAGCATTAATCTGAAACATGGAAAAATTGTCCAAAGTGTGGAAACCTCCAGACTGGACACAGCAGAACCCTTTTCAGGCAGCCTCTGCCTATATTCCATACCTTTGACCTTAATCTAATCAATTAAAGACACCCACAGATCTGAGTCCCCATTTTCTGAAGGTTAAAAGTTTAGTTCCCTTCAGCACAAATTAGCTGTATAGGATAAAAACCTTGAGTTTGCTGAATACTTTGAAAGGGTTCAGATTCCGAGGTTCTGAACTGTACAGCCATTTAGAAGAAAGATATCCCATTTCTTCTCTGAAGAGATCATTTCCTTTGTTCTTATGATCTGGTAGCAAGTCTTTTTATATTTCCACTTTTTGATTACcattttgtcttctcatttctgCTGGTCATTTTCAACATtccccatttctccttttcttcagtGGAAAAATTTCTTCAGTGTTTGGATGCTCTGGGAAGGTAGTAGCTGTACTTTTTGGGGTCTCTCTGCCTGCTGGGCtacttggacatatcttttgagCCTTTGCTTCACATTCTTGCCTGAGATCCCTCTGGGATTATGCAGAGGGAGGCAACAAAACAGGGACTCTCATACATTCACAAGCCAGATCCACCCACATTCAGTAGCATGAAAGGAAAGCAgcttaaaaataatggaaattataGAGGAGCTTTTACCTCCCATTGAAGTCCACataattttcctttgttgtgcattttcttttttttaggacCACCAGAAAAAAAAGTAGTGGTGCACCTTAAGAAGCTGGATACGGCATATGATAGCTTTGGCAATTCTGGCCATTTCACCATCATTTACAATCAAGGCTTTGAGATTGTGTTGAATGACTACAAGTGGTTTGCCTTTTTTAAGGTTAGTGTTGTTGGAATATACATTCATATTTTCAATGATTTGGTAACTGAAGCTTCTTCTAATGAGGAGACcctcagtattttaattttagattaagAAGATAATCAGAATTGATACCAATTTTCTGAAGAGAAATTAGATGGTGTAATTTTgccactttatttaaaattatgacttgagtaggtttaaaaaaaacacacatgatCTATATTTGAGTATGTATGATCCATCtctatttaaatttacattttggtAAGTATGactaaattctttattttctttattactacACCTTTATCTCTAATTGTTGCCTTAGTCACTTGGCTTTGTACCGAATCTGTTGGAAAGATagggtttttattattatcttgagGTTATTATACTGTCCCTCTTATCATCGTTTGTTAGCTTTGAGAAATTGACCTAAATGACTCATTGAAGTAGTATAATGTACTAAATGTATTTATGTGAATAATTTATTTGACTAAAGTGGGACAGAGATGGAGAGCCTTGGAGTTACTCCTTGGGCTAATTAAAGCAAAAGGTAGCCTAGCCAGCCCagcttgttttcttctctcaCTAGGGAAGAACTATTGTCCATTCTTATGGTCTTACGCATTGCTTCTAATTACAGACACACTCTAGGGTAAAATAGTTGAGCACAAATTGCAGTCCATCCCCGATATCCATCTGAAGTTGGAACGTTTCCTATTAGCAGGGTATTAAATGGTTTAACTAAATTGAATATGCAAACCTGAGactagctatttctttttttttttaattaattaatttatttatttttgggtgtgttgggtcttcgtttctgtgcgagggctttctctagttgccgcgagcgggggccactcttcatcgccgtgcgcgggcctctcactgtcacggcctctcttgttgcagagcacgggctccagacgcacaggctcagtaattgtggctcacgagcctagttgctccgcggcatgtgggatcttcccagaccggggcttgaacccgtgtcccctgcgttggcagccagattctcaaccactgcgccaccagagaagccctagcTATTTCTTATTCTAAATAAAGTATAAGTAAAGACAGTTTTTCATGGGTTAGTGTCAGTAGCCTTTAAAACATCTGGTAAGAGTTGGCCAATTACAGGAATTTGTGGGAAGGTGAGGGAATGATTCTGTTAAAGATTATGAAAGACAAAGCACCAGCAAAAGactaatttctaaatttattgtgaTTACTTATGTGGGTTGTGGCTTAATCACTAACTAGGATATGTTGTTAACATCGGAGCCAACCAAATTTCTTAGAATAGTAATgcccaatactttttttttttttttaactacgaGGACCCCTtcttaattgaaaaaagaaaagagagatgggaAAAGTTGTCTCCCCTCACCTGGATTGGCTGTCTGATATTCAGCTGGTGGGAACCAATCCATCCATGCTGGCCATTGAGGGCCAGCAGTCTATTTTATTAGTTGAAGGCCATGCTTGaccagttattaaatatttttaaatatcacccCTAGatactatgtatttttaaaaatcatagcagTATCtgtatgagttttaaaaattgtagtgtGTATGCAATAAATGTGATTCCATCTGAATATAATTCTTGGTCTGCATATTGATGAGCCTAGGGCTTTGTAGACCTCTTGTAGGTACTCTGTTACAGTCCTTCAAAAGTTCTTTGCCTTCAGGTGGGGAGTGAATTGCCTATGGAATTGaggcacaaggaaagaaatattcAAGACAGTTGTTACCGTgtaccttcctccttcctccacttcttcctcttgcccctccttttccccaccattcccttccccttctccttttgTTGATACAAAATAGGTAATcgatatttatttaaaacatgaaaaagaagtaGAATTCAGTTGAGAAATAGGTTGCATAAATTACTTAAGTACAAGATAGGGTGTAGTATATAAATAGATGAGTGAATAGTTTTACCCATTTGGCTTAGAAGACTTTTCATTCTTCACTTCTGTAGAATTGGAGAAACTGGTGGTGGAACTTCTAATGACACCATTAATTACCTGAGACATAATCAGAAACAGGCAAGGGCAGTTTCCCTCCGGTAATATTTTCCCATCAGTCTGTCTGCTCTCAGCTTGAATAGGAGTCCGGAGATGGTGGGGACAGAGGGAATGGCTGGTAGCTGAATGAGGAATCAGAACACTTCtttgtacagttgacccttgaacaacacaggtttgaaccgcGTAGGTCCACttatacagagatttttttttcaatagtaaatactatagtaaatatatacacaatCTGAGGTTAGTTGAATCTGCAAATGGGGATCCAAGGTTGGTTGATTCCTTAGATGTGGGAACCTGTATAttgagggctgactataagttataggTGGGTTTTCAACTACTTGGAGGGTTGGTGCCCCAAACCCTGCGTTGTTCCTTTGTTCAAGGGTcgactctctttctctttaaatcaCAGTATAAGCAAATTTGGTATTTTTCTGTAGCCTCAGAACATTAGTTGCAGGTCAATAAAGGCTTTTTAAAGCCAAATGAAGTTGTAAGTGTTCTCAACCATATGTGGGAATAGTCAGTGTATACACTGCTGTAGGGTAGAACCCTACCTGACCATATGCTTCTGGACAGCATTCTCTTATTAGGAATAAAAGTAGAAGAGTGTTCTTCTGCTACtgatttcagtgtattttttaaagtgtccatTTGACCAGAACCATTATCAGgaccatgttttcttttcttcctaaaaaatCAGCCACTCTGGTCAATAGTTAGATCATGTGATAAGGATCATAATTTCAATAAGCAGAGCAGAACATACACAAGatacttgattttaaaatttctcttaacaCAATCAAGTAGTTCCAGATAAACATATTTTGCAGAGTGATAAAATGCCATGTTCTTTTAGCAAATCCAACTGAAAAAGTAATGGGGAGTAGCAGAGTTTAacagatttaagaaaaatgataaagtGGAGTTGACTTTACATAATAGGGCAGTCAAACACTTTTGGAGTGATACTTATTAACATAAAAGGCTTGCTGGATTTTACCCTAAGCCTCAGGGTATTTCCTACAGTGGTGCTGGGGAATCCATGCTGGGTGTGTAACTCAAGAGAGCTCACCTGTTTAATGAATAAAGCATGCgagattttttttctacagaTTTTAGAAGTAtcttttcaatgaaaaataatttatttttaaaaaagaaaaattatcaaaatataagCAGTGTTTTACTATTCAAGTTTAGGTGTCTTATGTAAACTACACCATAATCCACTCAACCTACTGCTATTGCTGAAATATCTGACAAATTTTTGCCATTTATACCCTCCACTGTTATTCTACAAATCCGTTGGATTTCCAGGTGTCTCCCTTAACTCATACCAGACCCTACCACTTGTTTCCTTTTGCCCTCTTCAGATAGGCTTTCATGAGGTTGTTTCTTAGAGTTGTTCCTGCTGGTTTGCTGAGCGGGTGTTACATGCAAGGTATTCTATTAGGTTCCTGCTCCGCCTTCTGTTCCCCCAGATCAGCCCGCAGCTCAACAGAACAGACAGCTTCCACATCATTCTCCCTGCATTCCAACTTCGGAGCAGTTGTGACACCACTTTTATTGCTAGGAACTTGCTTTTATTAAGTTCTACTTATTCAGGCCTCACCTGGAAAATAAGCAGAATTTTTCAAGAATTGAGGTTCTTCGACCTTTTTTTCCTTGGTTTTAACTGCTTAAGAGATTGGGAGTGGAGTggggatggtttttttttttttttttttacataggaCTTCAAGCTAGATAAAAGCTTGGAAGGAAATCTTGACACTGGAAATTTATACATAGTTTGAGTTAGGCAGGAAGCACTAggtttatatttttgaaagacacTTTTTTTCTACTCAACTTCCAGCACAGATTCAGTTATCAGAAAATTTTGGCGGGGTTACAAACTCAAATGAATTTAGGGCTCACCCAGGCAGATACCTAAGCATTTAAAACAACTTTTGTGAAACAATAAGGAGTTATTCAACCTATGGCAAAATGGAAACTTTCCTAGAGGCATTCAGattcagttttcctttaaaataatgcGCTGGCCAAAATAAAAGACTATCTACACAAGCCAGTTTCTAAGACTATCAAATTTTAATAGCATTACCATTTGATTATAATTGGCACACTCCAATAAATTTGCACCCTTTAAAAGTACCTGCAGATGAAAAACAACCAACCTCTTATATAGAAACACACAATGTAACAAAACAATGTAAAGGATGTTTGATTATGGCTGACTTTGTGATGGGTGGGTAAGcgattgttattttcttctttacacttctgtggaatttgttcattttttaccATGAGCATGTATAAAGCTCCTCTACACCATCCTCTACCGAATTGCCAAGGAAGGAAGTGGTATGAAACAAACTCAGCTTCAAAGAATACCCTCAAGTTGAATAAGCTTTCTAACCTTTTACTGtttctcattttactttctcTGAGGCTGTAAAAGGGGGCAGTAGCGAATGAACTCAGGTTTTATTTTGAACATTAAGCTACTCAAGGGCTGAAGATGCATAGAAGGGAAACTAGACTCATTAGGCTGAAAACTGAATTTGGGGATAGTTAAGCAGACTTTACTGATTTCTAATTGAGTTTTTATTTGGGACCTACCAGTCTTAGTAGAACTATAAGCTAAAAACACTACCGTGAGTATTTCTAAAGCAGGTTGGTACTCAAAACAAGAACAGTATGTTGGGAAATCCATACCAGAggatttatttacccattttgtGTGCTAGTGACTTACAAATTTCAAGCTTGTCACAACAGTTAGAAATGTGAATCATGTGTTCCTACAGTAAAGGATTTGGGAGTCTCGTGCGATTTTTCTGTTGTGCCTTCTGGGTTCATTTTTAAGATATAACAAACTTTCAGAATATTTGTTATTGGGATAGATTTACCTGTTTTATTATAGATTCAACACATCAAGatgagtttgtctttttttttaaaaataacttgatgtttacttttaaaagtgtttaaattGAGGAAAAGAATCAGAACTTAAGCACTTAACACATGTCTAGCTATTTGTTTTCTCTCATGATGTTGCTTAATCTCAACATAATGACTCAGTTTTCCATTGTAAACCCTTCGTAGGATGTCACTGATTTTATCAGTCAGTTTTTCATGCAACTGGGAACTGTGGGGATATATGATATGCCACATCTGAGGAACAAACTGGGTGAGCtccattgaaatatttttaactttcttattAAATGCAAGCTTCCCTCCTCCTTGGTGGCTTATGCAAATTAATGTTTGTTTACTCATCagggagaggaagatggagaACAGAGagattatggttttcttataGATTTCTTGCTTGAGCCTGCTTATTTGCTACTTCTGATCTGCCTGCACTATTTTCATATTAGTATGTTCTGTTTGCACACATCAAATTAGCTTTCTCAAGCATGATGCTTATAATGTAAGTGGACATGAAACCAAAAAGATAAAGACCCAGTTAAGGAAAGGTTGGCTCAAATTCAGTTCACATCCTTGAAGTAGCTATGCTGCCTGAGGTTGctcattcttttctaaaaagaCTCAAGAGGGACCCATGTGAACCATGGCATTTTAGTTGTCTTCCAGTAGAGAAGGTGGCTCTTCCAGAGAAATTGACGTACCTGTCAGTCATCCCTTTGAGACATCACCTACCTTTTTCTAAACTGGTTCCTTCTCAGAACAGACTATTGACCAGGGAGAAGAGGATCTTCTTCACTCTGTACATTCTCCTCACACTTTCAGAATAGATGTTTTAATCATTGCTCTCTCTGGATCCATAAATTTAGATGTCTAAAATTTTGATGGAAAAATGGGTGGTTAGAGAGAAAAAGTTGATAGGGACTTACCCTCCCTTACATTTCATAAACaaattttcccctttcccttcctcttttactTAGCTCTTAAGTAAGGAAGTAAGATATGAAAAAGGGAACTGGGGCAAGTGTTGAAAGCACCATAGCCTTATCCTGTATCAGCGTTTTTCAAACTGTTTAATGGGCCAGCGGTGGCCCACACATGTGCCAGGAAGGAATTGCTCATAAGTTGTATCACTTCATCTTGTTAAGCTTTAAAGGTTGTTCTAGGCAGCCACTAATAACACATCAAAGTGAAACTTAGAGCTGAAACCAATAAGCTCTTTcttctgaatttatttctggTAGTTGAATAAGTGTAGCCTGCATTAAGTAGTTTCCTTTCAGAACTTCTCAAAATCTTTAATATAGTGTATGGTGGTAGCTGAGGAGGGAGGTATAATAGGAAGGTTTTCTAAAATAAGTTTACCATTATTTCCTCACAAAAATTTAAGGTATTCTCAGAATGCAGTTTACAAAATTCTGTCTTaaaactttcattctttctccttattAGGGAGATGCTTCTACCAGCAGAAAAGATTGACCCTAGTATTTGCTCTGTAAATGGGATAAATAGCCTTGTACCTAGAAATACTGATCAAAGTAGCATTAAGCCTACATTGAGAATTTGTAAGGTGTACATGTTATTATGTCTCGGTTGCTAGATTAGCCTCTTTATTAACTACATTTCAAAACTATATTAGGCTTATTTGGtagcatttaatttaaaatgcatctGCATGTGCTTCTTGAGCATGTTGGCTGCATGCACGATATGTATTGCTTAAGCATTCAGCTTTTGAGAATGGCGGCTTTTTGTGAATGTcttaaatagcattaaaaaataccaGCATCTGAAATACTAAatactagtatttttttttttcacttaaagaaattaatatgtttaaatttttaagagaCAGTATGATCCTTGTTGGCTTGTAACTCTAGTTTTTATTGTCTTTTAGTTATTAAATAGAGCATCTGTTGAGGGCCTCTTTTAAAACCACAGCCAAAAACAGACTTTGGGGCTAAGAGGCAAGAGGCAGAGCAGCATGCGGCAGTGGACCTACCTA is part of the Balaenoptera musculus isolate JJ_BM4_2016_0621 chromosome 8, mBalMus1.pri.v3, whole genome shotgun sequence genome and encodes:
- the CTSC gene encoding dipeptidyl peptidase 1 isoform X3, whose amino-acid sequence is MGPWPGSPLAALLLLLIRASNVHCDTPANCTYPDLLGTWVFQVGRSGSQREVNCSVMGPPEKKVVVHLKKLDTAYDSFGNSGHFTIIYNQGFEIVLNDYKWFAFFKDVTDFISQFFMQLGTVGIYDMPHLRNKLVIK
- the CTSC gene encoding dipeptidyl peptidase 1 isoform X2 is translated as MGPWPGSPLAALLLLLIRASNVHCDTPANCTYPDLLGTWVFQVGRSGSQREVNCSVMGPPEKKVVVHLKKLDTAYDSFGNSGHFTIIYNQGFEIVLNDYKWFAFFKDVTDFISQFFMQLGTVGIYDMPHLRNKLVAGA